Proteins encoded together in one Thermococcus gammatolerans EJ3 window:
- a CDS encoding antitoxin VapB family protein, translated as MTEDEKRTSKRKKEKKGNIDVLMIAFGSMTEEEVEKLRKTLKEVEEWMNEGVPCSG; from the coding sequence ATGACAGAGGATGAGAAACGCACTTCCAAGCGGAAGAAGGAGAAGAAAGGTAACATTGACGTTCTGATGATTGCGTTCGGAAGTATGACCGAGGAAGAAGTTGAGAAACTCAGAAAAACGCTGAAAGAAGTTGAGGAGTGGATGAACGAGGGGGTCCCGTGCTCCGGTTGA